The Sphaeramia orbicularis chromosome 16, fSphaOr1.1, whole genome shotgun sequence genome window below encodes:
- the LOC115435227 gene encoding asialoglycoprotein receptor 2-like codes for MEEEINYSEVIFKNSGQRPRAKKEEQVIYSEVNIKAPASQESTPPRGATNVRPFRLLAVSTVTLCILLLAAIALIIYFVVMMDQQRADLSDISAKNQQLITERNILENTTQELIRQKSILENKTSELRRNRDSLMWTMEQIKKFKNFPVNKFCLKQGCQPCLTGWIQFQEKCYFFYNQSRGWKTWTQSQTYCKDSGSDLVVIETLQEQEFISKNIHTYHDKYHGFWIGLKQDSDQNWIWVNGRKDTLGFWLDEDLGKSGPYAHMIPGRPLNASWDTSDNPFELKFICESELMIKSF; via the exons ATGGAAGAAGAGATTAATTACAGTGAAGTCATTTTCAAAAACAGTGGACAACGTCCCAGAG CAAAAAAGGAGGAACAAGTAATATATTCTGAAGTGAACATTAAAGCACCTGCATCTCAGGAAAGTACGCCTCCACGAG GGGCTACGAACGTGCGGCCCTTTCGTCTTCTGGCTGTAAGCACTGTGACACTGTGCATCCTTCTGCTGGCGGCCATCGCCCTCATCATCTACT TTGTGGTGATGATGGACCAACAGAGGGCCGACCTGAGTGACATCTCAGCCAAAAACCAGCAGCTGATCACAGAGAGAAACATCCTGGAAAATACAACACAGGAGCTGATCAGACAGAAGAGCATTTTAGAGAATAAGACAAGTGAGCTGAGAAGAAACAGGGACAGTCTCATGTGGACGATGGAACAAATAAAGAAATTCAAAAACTTTCCAGTAAACAAGTTCTGCCTAAAACAAG GGTGTCAGCCATGCCTGACTGGATGGATACAGTTCCAGGAGAAGTGTTACTTTTTCTATAACCAATCAAGAGGTTGGAAGACTTGGACACAAAGTCAAACATACTGCAAGGACAGTGGTTCTGACCTCGTTGTCATTGAAACTCTACAAGAACAG GAATTCATCAGTAAGAACATACACACCTACCACGATAAATATCATGGATTCTGGATTGGATTAAAACAAGATTCCGACCAAAACTGGATCTGGGTTAATGGACGTAAAGACACTCTAGG GTTCTGGCTGGATGAAGACTTAGGCAAGTCCGGTCCATATGCACACATGATCCCAGGGAGGCCTCTAAATGCCAGCTGGGACACATCAGATAATCCCTTTGAACTCAAATTTATCTGTGAGAGTGAACTCATgataaaatccttttag